From a region of the Podarcis muralis chromosome 16, rPodMur119.hap1.1, whole genome shotgun sequence genome:
- the LOC114586752 gene encoding lysosomal acid glucosylceramidase-like → MGFCRARLLGLLLLHVAVGVMGSRPCIPKFFGRDSMVCVCNSTYCDTQDPVSLPPAGYFVKYESSKSTSRMERSEGKFQGKTTTPALVLVLEVAQRYQIIKGFGGSITDSVGINVYSLTPETQDNLLRSYFSDEGIEYNLLRMPMASCDFSVRPYSYADSPYDFELKNFSLVHEDIKLKIPLVHRAKAMSKKPLSLMASPWSSPLWMKTSNAWKGKGSLKGQAGDRYHKAWANYFVRFLEEYAKRNVTFWAVTAENEPSAGLLENYPFQCLGFTAEQQRDFIALDLGPALANSSYKDIRLIILDDNRIHLPSWAKVVLSGDSPAHRYVHGIGVHWYLDFIAPIASTVGITQKLFPDYFIISTEACAGSHFWERDVVLGSWDRGNQYSRNILANLNQHVTGWIDWNLALDLEGGPNWVKNFVDSPIIVDAGNDIFYKQPMFYHMGHFSKFIPEGSQRIGLSVVQKGIGCSLEHVAVLRPDGAAVVVVLNRSGFNVPFAISDLNGLILTEIPANSIQTYLWKRQ, encoded by the exons ATGGGGTTCTGCCGAGCCAGACTTCTGGGTTTGCTTTTGCTGCACGTAGCAGTTGGAGTGATGG GTAGCCGGCCCTGCATCCCAAAGTTCTTTGGCCGGGACTCGATGGTTTGCGTCTGCAACAGCACCTATTGCGACACGCAGGACCCTGTCTCCCTCCCGCCGGCCGGCTACTTCGTCAAGTACGAAAGCAGCAAGTCCACTAGCCGGATGGAGCGCAGCGAAGGGAAATTCCAGGGGAAAACGACCACCCCAG CCCTGGTCCTGGTTCTGGAGGTGGCCCAGCGGTACCAAATCATCAAAGGCTTTGGGGGCTCCATCACTGACTCGGTTGGCATAAATGTCTACTCTCTGACACCAGAAACCCAGGACAATCTGCTACGTTCCTACTTCTCAGATGAAG GAATCGAGTACAACCTGTTGCGCATGCCCATGGCAAGCTGCGACTTCTCCGTGCGCCCTTACTCTTATGCCGACTCGCCGTACGACTTTGAGCTGAAGAACTTCAGCTTGGTTCACGAGGACATCAAACTGAAA ATCCCCCTCGTTCACCGTGCCAAGGCTATGTCTAAGAAACCCTTATCCCTTATGGCCAGCCCCTGGTCCTCTCCGCTTTGGATGAAAACCAGCAATGCGTGGAAAGGGAAGGGGTCCCTCAAAGGGCAGGCGGGAGACCGCTACCACAAGGCGTGGGCCAACTATTTTGTCAG GTTCCTGGAGGAGTACGCCAAGCGGAATGTGACCTTCTGGGCGGTGACGGCGGAAAATGAACCTAGCGCGGGGCTTCTGGAAAACTACCCCTTCCAGTGCCTGGGCTTCACAGCTGAGCAGCAGCGGGACTTTATTGCTTTGGATCTGGGCCCTGCCCTGGCAAACAGCTCCTACAAGGATATCCGGCTCATAATCCTGGATGACAACCGCATACATTTGCCTAGCTGGGCCAAAGTG GTGCTAAGCGGAGACAGCCCGGCTCACCGTTACGTCCACGGCATTGGCGTCCACTGGTACCTGGACTTCATTGCGCCCATCGCCAGCACAGTAGGAATCACCCAGAAGCTCTTCCCGGATTACTTCATTATCTCCACCGAAGCCTGCGCTGGGTCACACTTTTGGGAGAGGGACGTGGTCCTCGGCTCCTGGGATCGGGGGAACCAGTACAGCCGCAACATCTTGGCG AACCTTAACCAACACGTCACGGGCTGGATCGACTGGAACCTGGCCTTGGATCTGGAAGGCGGACCCAACTGGGTCAAGAACTTTGTGGACAGCCCCATCATCGTGGATGCGGGCAACGATATTTTCTATAAGCAGCCGATGTTCTACCACATGGGTCACTTCAG CAAATTTATTCCGGAAGGCTCCCAGCGCATCGGGCTGAGTGTGGTGCAGAAAGGCATCGGGTGCAGCCTGGAGCACGTGGCTGTACTTCGCCCTGACGGAGCTGCCGTGGTTGTTGTTCTTAACCG CTCCGGGTTCAATGTCCCCTTTGCCATTTCCGACCTGAACGGCCTTATTCTGACCGAAATCCCCGCCAACTCCATCCAGACTTATCTGTGGAAGCGCCAGTGA